In Vibrio bathopelagicus, the following are encoded in one genomic region:
- a CDS encoding 3-deoxy-7-phosphoheptulonate synthase, producing MQKSELSNVNIIDEQVLITPEELKAKLPLSDNARRFIQESRETIANIIHKKDHRMLIVCGPCSIHDLEAAKEYAKRLKALSEELSDQLYIVMRVYFEKPRTTVGWKGLINDPHLDGTFDIEHGLHVGRELLVELAEMEIPLATEALDPISPQYLADTFSWAAIGARTTESQTHREMASGLSMPIGFKNGTDGNLGTAINAMQAASSSHRFMGISREGEVALLTTQGNPNGHVILRGGKQTNYDSVSVHECEQELGKSGLEAALMVDCSHANSRKDFRRQPLVAEDVIHQVREGNKSIIGLMIESHINEGNQPSDIPLNEMEYGVSITDACINWESTEALLKHAHTELVPFLENRLKG from the coding sequence ATGCAAAAAAGTGAATTAAGCAATGTCAATATCATCGACGAACAGGTACTGATTACTCCAGAGGAGTTAAAAGCGAAATTACCTTTGAGCGATAATGCTCGTCGTTTTATTCAAGAGTCTCGTGAAACGATTGCGAATATCATTCATAAGAAAGATCACCGTATGCTAATTGTGTGTGGCCCATGTTCTATTCACGATCTAGAAGCTGCGAAAGAGTACGCAAAACGCCTTAAAGCACTTTCTGAAGAACTGAGCGACCAACTGTATATTGTTATGCGTGTTTACTTTGAAAAGCCTCGTACCACTGTTGGTTGGAAAGGTTTGATCAACGACCCACATCTAGATGGTACGTTCGATATTGAGCATGGTCTGCATGTTGGTCGTGAGCTTTTAGTTGAGCTAGCTGAGATGGAAATCCCATTAGCGACAGAAGCACTAGACCCAATCAGCCCCCAATACTTAGCAGATACATTCAGCTGGGCTGCGATTGGCGCACGTACCACTGAATCTCAAACTCACCGTGAAATGGCAAGTGGCCTTTCAATGCCAATTGGCTTTAAGAATGGTACTGACGGTAACTTAGGTACTGCAATTAATGCGATGCAGGCTGCTTCTTCTAGTCACCGTTTCATGGGTATCAGCCGCGAAGGTGAGGTTGCACTGCTAACGACTCAGGGTAACCCAAATGGTCACGTTATTTTACGTGGTGGTAAGCAAACGAACTACGATTCAGTATCGGTACATGAATGTGAACAAGAACTGGGTAAATCTGGTTTAGAAGCTGCGTTGATGGTTGATTGCAGCCACGCAAACTCTCGCAAAGATTTCCGTCGTCAACCATTGGTTGCTGAAGACGTTATCCACCAAGTGCGTGAAGGCAATAAATCGATTATTGGCCTGATGATTGAGAGCCATATTAACGAAGGTAATCAGCCGTCAGATATTCCTCTAAATGAGATGGAATACGGCGTTTCTATTACCGACGCGTGTATCAATTGGGAGTCAACTGAGGCACTATTGAAACATGCACATACGGAGTTAGTCCCGTTTTTAGAGAACCGCCTGAAAGGTTAG
- the tyrA gene encoding bifunctional chorismate mutase/prephenate dehydrogenase: MAVELNELRDQIDAVDKQMLDLLAQRLALVEKVGEVKSEHGLPIYVPEREAAMLASRRQEAEKIGVPPQLIEDILRRTMRESYASEKDSGFKCLNPELRSVVIVGGNGQLGGLFGRMFKLSGYEVKILGSQDWDKADEILDNAGLVVVTVPIHLTEGVIAKLGNLPSDCILCDLTSIKSKPLQAMMNMHQGPVVGLHPMFGPDVPSLAKQVIVYSDGRGSESYQWLLNQFGIWGASLCQMDAAEHDHGMTLIQALRHFTSFAYGLHLSKENPNIDQLLKLSSPIYRLEIAMVGRLFAQDPNLYGDIILSSDENIEMIRRFHSRFGEALEILDGKDKAKFVDSFNQVSDWFGDYSQQFLQESQNLLKQAHDSIHRG; the protein is encoded by the coding sequence ATGGCCGTTGAACTGAACGAATTACGCGACCAAATCGATGCTGTCGATAAACAAATGTTGGATTTACTGGCTCAACGACTTGCTCTAGTAGAGAAAGTAGGCGAAGTAAAAAGTGAACATGGTTTACCTATTTATGTACCGGAACGTGAAGCCGCGATGTTGGCATCTCGTCGTCAAGAAGCCGAGAAAATAGGGGTTCCGCCGCAGTTAATCGAAGATATTTTGCGTCGTACTATGCGTGAGTCTTATGCCAGTGAAAAAGATTCTGGTTTTAAGTGTCTTAACCCAGAGTTGCGTTCAGTGGTTATCGTGGGTGGTAATGGTCAACTTGGCGGCCTGTTTGGCCGTATGTTCAAGCTTTCTGGCTACGAAGTGAAAATCCTTGGCAGCCAAGATTGGGATAAAGCCGATGAGATCTTAGATAATGCTGGCCTTGTGGTTGTAACGGTTCCAATTCACCTAACAGAAGGTGTCATTGCGAAGCTGGGTAACCTACCAAGCGATTGTATTCTTTGTGATTTGACGTCGATTAAATCAAAGCCTCTGCAAGCAATGATGAACATGCACCAAGGTCCAGTGGTTGGATTACACCCAATGTTTGGTCCTGATGTTCCAAGCCTTGCGAAACAAGTGATTGTTTACAGTGATGGGCGTGGTTCTGAAAGCTACCAATGGTTACTGAATCAATTTGGTATCTGGGGCGCGAGTCTGTGCCAAATGGATGCTGCTGAACACGACCATGGTATGACTTTGATTCAAGCACTTCGTCACTTCACCTCGTTTGCTTACGGCTTACACCTGAGTAAAGAGAACCCGAACATTGATCAGCTTCTGAAACTAAGCTCGCCAATCTACCGACTTGAGATTGCGATGGTTGGCCGTCTGTTTGCTCAAGACCCGAACTTGTACGGCGATATCATTCTTTCTTCAGATGAGAATATTGAGATGATTCGACGTTTCCATAGTCGTTTCGGTGAAGCATTAGAAATCTTGGATGGGAAAGATAAAGCCAAGTTTGTTGATAGCTTTAATCAAGTCAGTGATTGGTTTGGCGACTACTCACAGCAGTTCTTGCAAGAGAGCCAAAACCTTTTAAAACAAGCACATGACTCGATTCATCGTGGCTAA
- a CDS encoding M23 family metallopeptidase, with the protein MSKKISITIPSNNGEQTFYFGRKAVLMCTTAIFSVPLLIGGAAYMHLEGKQELAMQAGDAQQLIETLIVEKEQTEFLYAEQVETNHSLSQTLTEKEGTIQLLGKRVFDVESVLGLADEELLTDDVSLEDRIDAAAVDSAVRATMFRLIPNDSPMAYQRISSSYGSRTNPISGKRHVHTGIDLTCKRGEDIVAPADGVIETVRPSKKGFGNFITMRHSFGFMSSYAHLQKFKVRSGQFVSKGDVIASCGNSGNSTGPHLHYEVRFLGRSLNPQYLMDWTPENFNYVFEKEKKVKWGPLVQLIDNVVRLQINLTNVPYISSTIDTVSSEDSKKPITTN; encoded by the coding sequence ATGTCTAAAAAAATTTCCATTACTATTCCCTCTAACAATGGGGAACAGACGTTTTACTTCGGCCGAAAAGCCGTGCTCATGTGCACCACTGCAATTTTTTCAGTACCGCTGTTAATTGGCGGAGCTGCATACATGCACTTAGAAGGTAAACAAGAGCTCGCGATGCAAGCAGGCGATGCACAACAGTTGATTGAAACGCTGATTGTTGAAAAAGAGCAAACCGAGTTTCTTTACGCCGAGCAGGTAGAAACTAATCACTCGTTATCGCAAACACTCACCGAGAAAGAAGGCACAATTCAGCTGCTTGGTAAGCGTGTATTTGATGTGGAATCAGTACTTGGCCTTGCCGATGAAGAGCTGCTTACCGATGATGTATCTTTAGAAGATCGCATTGATGCTGCTGCAGTAGATTCAGCAGTAAGAGCCACAATGTTTCGCTTGATTCCAAACGACAGTCCTATGGCTTATCAACGTATCTCTTCTTCTTATGGCAGTCGCACTAACCCTATTTCAGGTAAACGCCATGTACATACTGGTATCGATCTGACGTGTAAGCGTGGTGAAGATATTGTCGCGCCCGCAGATGGAGTCATTGAAACGGTACGCCCAAGTAAAAAAGGCTTCGGTAACTTTATTACTATGCGTCACTCATTCGGCTTCATGAGTTCTTACGCGCACCTACAAAAATTCAAAGTTCGCAGCGGTCAGTTTGTTAGTAAAGGTGATGTGATTGCAAGTTGTGGTAACTCAGGAAACTCAACCGGGCCACACCTGCATTATGAAGTACGCTTCCTTGGTCGTTCATTGAACCCTCAATACTTAATGGACTGGACACCGGAAAACTTCAACTACGTGTTCGAGAAAGAGAAAAAGGTTAAGTGGGGTCCACTGGTTCAACTGATTGATAATGTGGTTCGCTTGCAGATCAACCTGACTAACGTGCCTTACATCAGTTCAACTATCGACACAGTATCGAGTGAAGATAGTAAAAAACCTATCACGACTAACTAG
- a CDS encoding PilZ domain-containing protein, whose amino-acid sequence MLERRQFSRVIYQVPTEISQGQVNVSGSVQDLSLHGLLIQCDKWQQLSHDAPVQVSFKLTNSDINIQLEATIVSTINTSMRLRIEHLDIDSISHLKRLIELNVGDDELLYREIEHLTDLGKE is encoded by the coding sequence ATGCTTGAAAGACGTCAATTTTCACGAGTAATTTATCAAGTCCCGACTGAGATTTCACAAGGACAAGTAAATGTATCAGGCTCAGTGCAAGACTTATCTCTCCATGGTTTACTCATTCAATGTGATAAATGGCAGCAACTCAGCCACGATGCTCCTGTTCAAGTCAGCTTTAAGCTCACCAACAGTGATATCAATATTCAGTTAGAAGCAACGATAGTCTCTACCATCAATACCTCAATGCGTTTACGCATAGAGCATTTAGATATTGATAGTATCAGCCACCTTAAGCGCCTTATTGAGCTTAATGTTGGCGACGATGAACTGCTTTATAGAGAGATTGAACACCTTACCGATTTAGGTAAGGAATAA
- the ettA gene encoding energy-dependent translational throttle protein EttA, which produces MAEYVYTMSRVSKTVPPKRQILKDISLSFFPGAKIGVLGLNGSGKSTLLRIMAGIDTDIDGEARAQQGLKVGYLPQEPVLDESKTVREIVEEAVSDVADALKRIDAVYAAYAEPDADFDALAKEQGELEALIQAKDGHNLETALERAADALRLPEWDAKIEFLSGGERRRVAICRLLLEKPDMLLLDEPTNHLDAESVAWLEHFLVDYSGTVVAITHDRYFLDNAAGWILELDRGEGIPWEGNYTSWLEQKDERLKQEKSGESARQKTIEKELEWVRQNPKGRQAKSKARMARFEELTTGQYQKRNETNELFIPPGERLGDKVLEVKNLTKSFGDRVLIDDLSFSMPKGAIVGIVGANGAGKSTLFKMLSGAEQPDSGTVELGETVKLASVDQFRDSMDDTKTVFQEISEGADIIKINNFEIPARAYCSRFNFKGNDQQKIIGQLSGGERNRVHLAKLLKAGGNVLLLDEPTNDLDVETLRALEEALLEFPGCAMVISHDRWFLDRIATHILDYRDEGQVNFYEGNYTEYTEWLKKTLGAQAAEPHRIKYKRITK; this is translated from the coding sequence ATGGCTGAATACGTATATACCATGTCTCGGGTGAGCAAAACTGTTCCACCTAAGCGTCAAATTCTTAAAGACATTTCTCTTAGCTTTTTTCCTGGCGCTAAAATCGGTGTTTTGGGTCTAAATGGTTCAGGTAAATCTACCCTACTACGTATCATGGCTGGTATTGATACTGATATTGATGGTGAAGCTCGTGCACAACAAGGTCTTAAAGTCGGTTACCTACCGCAAGAGCCTGTACTAGACGAATCAAAAACAGTGCGTGAAATCGTAGAAGAAGCGGTTTCCGATGTTGCAGACGCACTTAAGCGTATCGATGCGGTTTACGCGGCTTATGCTGAACCAGATGCAGATTTCGATGCTCTTGCTAAAGAACAAGGCGAGCTTGAAGCACTTATCCAAGCGAAAGATGGTCACAACCTAGAGACAGCTCTAGAGCGTGCTGCTGATGCACTTCGTCTTCCTGAATGGGATGCGAAAATCGAATTTCTTTCAGGTGGTGAACGTCGTCGTGTTGCGATCTGTCGTCTACTTCTAGAGAAGCCAGACATGCTGCTTCTTGATGAACCAACCAACCACTTGGATGCAGAATCAGTCGCTTGGCTTGAGCACTTCCTTGTTGATTACAGCGGTACTGTTGTGGCAATTACCCACGACCGTTACTTCCTAGACAACGCTGCTGGCTGGATTCTAGAACTTGACCGTGGTGAAGGTATTCCATGGGAAGGTAACTACACATCTTGGCTAGAGCAGAAAGATGAGCGTCTGAAGCAAGAGAAATCAGGCGAAAGCGCACGTCAAAAGACGATCGAGAAAGAACTTGAGTGGGTTCGTCAGAATCCTAAAGGCCGTCAGGCTAAGTCTAAAGCTCGTATGGCTCGTTTTGAAGAACTGACGACTGGCCAATACCAGAAACGTAACGAAACCAACGAACTGTTCATCCCGCCAGGTGAGCGTTTAGGTGACAAGGTACTTGAAGTTAAGAACCTAACTAAGTCATTTGGTGACCGCGTTCTTATCGACGACCTATCATTCAGCATGCCTAAAGGCGCTATCGTCGGTATCGTTGGTGCCAACGGTGCCGGTAAATCGACACTGTTTAAGATGCTAAGTGGCGCTGAACAGCCAGATTCAGGCACAGTTGAACTTGGCGAAACGGTTAAGCTTGCTTCTGTTGATCAGTTCCGTGACAGCATGGATGACACAAAAACAGTATTCCAAGAGATCTCTGAAGGCGCTGATATCATTAAGATCAACAACTTCGAAATCCCTGCTCGTGCATACTGCTCTCGCTTCAACTTCAAAGGCAACGACCAACAGAAAATCATCGGTCAGCTTTCTGGTGGTGAGCGTAACCGTGTTCACCTAGCGAAACTGCTAAAAGCGGGCGGTAACGTACTGCTACTCGATGAACCAACCAATGACCTTGATGTCGAAACTCTACGTGCACTTGAAGAAGCGCTGCTTGAGTTCCCTGGCTGTGCAATGGTTATCTCGCATGACCGTTGGTTCCTTGACCGTATTGCGACCCATATCTTAGACTACCGTGATGAAGGTCAAGTTAACTTCTACGAAGGTAACTATACTGAGTACACAGAGTGGCTGAAGAAGACTCTGGGTGCACAAGCGGCTGAACCGCACCGTATCAAGTACAAGCGTATTACTAAGTAA
- the sltY gene encoding murein transglycosylase encodes MFFRIGNTKIAVAASAILSSFSLTPMALASNASELEMQRDVYDRAQEVLDNRDLKAYSALRNKIQTYPLTPYTDYRAFLIGLGDRTPAEVDAFIEENKTLPFSNRMRAPYLDSLASQKQWQTILEFQTQEPVGEKYQCIYYRAHYEQGNQELAFKGAKQLWLSGSGVDDACDPLFEGWDQAGLRTDDLILERMLLAFEGRNGKLITYLIKQLDHDESIAQAKQMKALYNKPENVLAFAKKHPANVFYQAQTEFGFKKLARKSASSAQEVFDDVVKAQKLSKEKSQELADYLTFRLINTDSEELMVWRDKMLASSSKQVLLERRARLAIQHADWVGLKEWIARLDDKHQASLRWQYWQGRAEIALGNTAEGNKRLSDILGQRNFYSVAAAKQLGKPISYPTSTLKYNAETVKPFEASLVRIGELIARDKIAAAKSEWRWLLTNADKDQKSMLAAHAATQRWNHFTVTASISAKMWDNIALRFPVAHKWWFNFYAEKHDIDPITLMSLARQESAMDSEARSPVGARGIMQIMPKTAQYTAKKHQIKYQGSDDLYDVGKNIEIGSHYLDGLLAQYDDNRIFAFAAYNAGPSRVKQWRSRSDEKLDAYAFIEMIPFKETRGYVQNILMFETYYRDILGEKGTFLAPHEAKTKY; translated from the coding sequence ATGTTTTTCCGCATTGGTAATACGAAAATTGCTGTCGCTGCATCGGCAATTTTGTCTTCATTTTCACTGACTCCGATGGCTTTGGCGAGCAATGCATCCGAGCTTGAAATGCAGCGTGATGTTTATGACAGAGCGCAAGAGGTTTTGGACAACCGAGATCTAAAAGCCTACTCCGCGCTGCGCAACAAAATTCAAACATACCCTCTAACGCCTTACACTGATTATCGTGCCTTTCTCATAGGCCTAGGTGATCGCACACCTGCTGAAGTAGATGCTTTTATTGAAGAGAATAAAACTCTGCCATTTTCGAATCGTATGCGTGCGCCTTACTTAGATTCATTAGCCTCTCAAAAGCAGTGGCAAACGATCCTTGAATTTCAAACTCAAGAGCCGGTTGGTGAAAAATACCAATGTATCTATTACCGAGCGCATTATGAGCAAGGTAATCAAGAGCTCGCCTTCAAAGGTGCGAAACAGCTTTGGTTAAGTGGCAGTGGTGTTGATGACGCTTGTGACCCACTTTTTGAAGGATGGGATCAAGCCGGTTTAAGAACGGATGATCTGATACTCGAAAGGATGCTGTTAGCGTTTGAAGGCCGTAACGGTAAGCTGATTACTTATCTGATTAAGCAATTAGATCATGATGAGTCAATTGCTCAAGCCAAGCAGATGAAGGCGTTGTACAACAAGCCTGAAAATGTACTCGCGTTTGCTAAGAAGCACCCAGCGAATGTATTTTACCAAGCTCAAACTGAATTCGGTTTTAAGAAGTTAGCAAGAAAGTCAGCAAGCAGCGCTCAAGAGGTTTTTGATGATGTTGTGAAAGCTCAAAAGCTATCTAAAGAAAAATCCCAAGAGTTAGCGGACTATCTAACGTTTCGTTTGATCAATACCGATTCTGAAGAGCTGATGGTGTGGCGAGACAAAATGTTAGCGAGTTCATCAAAACAAGTATTGCTTGAACGACGTGCTCGCTTAGCGATTCAACATGCTGATTGGGTGGGCTTGAAAGAGTGGATAGCGCGCCTAGATGATAAACATCAAGCTTCGCTTCGCTGGCAATATTGGCAAGGCAGAGCTGAGATAGCGCTAGGCAATACTGCTGAAGGTAACAAGCGACTGTCAGACATTTTGGGTCAGCGTAATTTCTACAGCGTTGCCGCAGCTAAACAATTAGGCAAGCCTATTAGCTATCCAACGTCGACACTCAAATACAATGCTGAAACGGTGAAGCCGTTCGAGGCCTCTTTGGTGCGTATCGGCGAACTGATTGCTCGAGATAAAATTGCCGCAGCGAAGAGTGAGTGGCGTTGGTTATTAACCAATGCTGATAAAGATCAGAAATCAATGCTTGCCGCTCATGCTGCGACACAGCGTTGGAATCACTTTACGGTAACGGCGAGTATCTCAGCGAAGATGTGGGACAACATCGCATTACGCTTCCCTGTCGCTCACAAGTGGTGGTTTAACTTCTACGCAGAAAAGCATGATATAGACCCGATCACCTTGATGTCTTTAGCGAGACAAGAGAGTGCAATGGATTCAGAGGCTCGTTCTCCTGTTGGGGCTCGCGGTATCATGCAAATCATGCCGAAGACGGCTCAATATACGGCAAAGAAGCATCAGATTAAGTATCAGGGTAGCGATGATCTTTATGATGTCGGTAAGAACATTGAAATTGGTAGCCACTATTTAGATGGCTTACTAGCTCAATATGATGATAACCGTATCTTTGCATTTGCTGCTTATAATGCAGGTCCTAGTCGTGTGAAACAATGGCGTTCACGCAGCGATGAAAAGTTAGATGCGTACGCCTTTATCGAAATGATCCCTTTCAAGGAGACTCGTGGGTATGTTCAGAACATCTTGATGTTTGAGACTTACTATCGGGATATCTTGGGCGAGAAGGGAACGTTTTTAGCGCCGCATGAGGCAAAAACGAAATACTAA
- the trpR gene encoding trp operon repressor, which produces MASQPEYDNWQQLMDLVKTAAEKDQHELLLTMMMTSDERDALVARVNILCELMKGDMSQRQVSQMLGVGVATITRGSNELKAKSEQEKAAIAELLLK; this is translated from the coding sequence ATGGCATCACAACCTGAATATGATAATTGGCAACAACTAATGGACTTGGTAAAAACAGCCGCTGAAAAAGATCAGCATGAGCTGTTGTTGACCATGATGATGACATCTGATGAACGCGATGCTTTGGTTGCTCGAGTTAATATTCTTTGTGAATTGATGAAAGGCGATATGTCTCAGCGACAAGTGAGTCAAATGCTGGGAGTAGGTGTTGCTACGATCACTAGAGGCTCCAATGAGCTCAAGGCTAAATCTGAACAAGAGAAAGCGGCCATCGCAGAGTTACTGCTTAAGTAG
- the yjjX gene encoding inosine/xanthosine triphosphatase has translation MKSVVIASLNPAKINAVKSAFLSAFPNTEFEFIGVSVPSGVADQPMSNDETYQGAVNRVRNAIQAQSNADFYVGLEAGIEGSITFAWMVIEANGQRGESRSASLMLPPAVLEKLEHANELGDVMDEVFGTDNIKQKGGAIGLLTHNQLSRSSVYHQALILALIPFVNPEHFPA, from the coding sequence ATGAAATCCGTAGTCATTGCATCGCTCAACCCAGCTAAGATCAACGCCGTTAAAAGTGCGTTCTTGTCTGCTTTCCCTAATACTGAATTCGAATTCATCGGTGTTAGTGTACCCAGCGGGGTTGCCGATCAACCCATGAGCAATGATGAAACCTATCAAGGTGCAGTGAACCGCGTGCGAAACGCTATTCAAGCGCAGTCGAATGCGGATTTCTATGTCGGTCTAGAAGCAGGAATAGAAGGCAGTATTACCTTTGCATGGATGGTGATTGAAGCGAATGGTCAGCGTGGAGAGTCACGTTCGGCAAGCCTGATGCTGCCACCCGCGGTACTTGAAAAGCTAGAACATGCCAACGAGTTAGGAGATGTCATGGATGAAGTCTTCGGTACAGACAACATCAAGCAAAAAGGTGGGGCGATTGGCCTACTAACACACAACCAACTCTCGCGCAGTTCGGTATATCATCAAGCTTTGATCTTGGCGCTTATCCCTTTCGTTAATCCTGAACATTTCCCCGCTTAG
- the pheA gene encoding prephenate dehydratase → MTDRSISLDDIRLRLNDLDDELLSLLSERRKLSIEVAKSKVETSKPVRDAVREQQLLVKLINNGKDKYELDAQYITKLFHTIIEDSVLLQQSYLQNLANPQSRKPLARVAFLGSKGSYSHLASREYFSRKNMELIELNCNHFKEVASTVESGHADYGVLPIENTSSGSINEVYDLLQHTTLYIVGELSQPIEHCLVAKSDIRLEDIKTLYSHPQPHQQCSEFLSRLKGVCLESCASTADAMKKVQELDGDDVAAIGNASSGKLYGLQAIQGNIANQTENHTRFIVVARKPVEVSTQIPAKTTLIMSTSQEAGSLVETLLILQRLGINMTKLESRPIMGNPWEEMFYVDLEAHLDADNMQQAITELTAITRHLKVLGCYPSENIKATQVKLS, encoded by the coding sequence ATGACTGACCGCTCAATTTCACTGGATGATATCCGCCTTCGTCTCAATGATTTAGATGACGAACTGCTGAGTTTACTTTCAGAACGCCGCAAACTCAGTATCGAAGTTGCGAAAAGTAAAGTAGAGACATCAAAGCCTGTACGCGATGCCGTTCGTGAACAGCAGCTTCTGGTTAAGCTGATTAACAACGGTAAAGATAAATACGAGCTTGATGCGCAGTACATTACTAAGCTGTTTCATACCATCATCGAAGATTCGGTTCTGCTGCAACAGTCATACCTGCAAAACCTTGCGAACCCACAAAGCCGCAAGCCACTAGCTCGCGTTGCGTTCTTAGGTTCTAAAGGTTCATATTCTCACCTTGCTAGCCGTGAATACTTCAGCCGCAAGAATATGGAATTGATAGAGCTTAACTGCAATCACTTCAAAGAAGTCGCATCGACGGTGGAATCTGGTCATGCCGATTATGGTGTGCTGCCGATTGAGAACACCAGTTCTGGTTCAATCAACGAAGTTTACGATCTTCTGCAACACACAACGCTCTACATCGTGGGTGAGCTGTCTCAGCCTATTGAACACTGCTTAGTTGCTAAAAGTGATATTCGATTAGAAGACATTAAGACGCTTTATTCGCATCCACAACCTCATCAGCAATGCAGTGAGTTCTTGAGTCGCCTTAAAGGTGTATGCCTTGAATCTTGTGCAAGCACCGCTGACGCAATGAAGAAAGTGCAAGAACTGGATGGTGATGATGTAGCGGCAATTGGTAACGCTTCAAGTGGCAAACTGTATGGGCTTCAAGCAATACAAGGCAATATTGCTAATCAAACAGAGAACCACACTCGCTTCATCGTGGTAGCGCGCAAGCCAGTGGAAGTATCGACTCAAATCCCAGCGAAAACGACACTCATCATGTCGACCTCTCAAGAAGCGGGCTCTTTGGTTGAAACCCTACTGATTCTGCAACGCTTGGGTATCAATATGACGAAACTAGAATCTCGTCCAATTATGGGTAACCCATGGGAAGAGATGTTCTATGTTGATTTAGAGGCACACTTGGATGCGGATAACATGCAGCAAGCAATCACGGAACTGACGGCCATTACTCGTCACTTAAAAGTGCTAGGCTGCTACCCAAGTGAGAACATTAAAGCAACTCAAGTTAAGTTATCGTAA
- the hpf gene encoding ribosome hibernation-promoting factor, HPF/YfiA family: protein MKMNITGKNIDITSAIRDHIESKFKKLDKWQVDIIGCQASFSEEPNKKKKFEAVLTVPKGQLVASSTHDDLYVAINEVEQKLERQLNKLRHKPEARRAEKPEIEELEAEVE, encoded by the coding sequence ATGAAAATGAACATCACTGGTAAAAATATCGACATTACCTCTGCAATCCGTGATCACATAGAAAGCAAATTTAAAAAGCTAGATAAATGGCAAGTAGACATCATTGGTTGCCAAGCGAGCTTTAGCGAAGAACCAAACAAAAAGAAAAAGTTTGAAGCCGTTCTAACGGTGCCAAAAGGCCAACTTGTTGCTTCATCAACCCATGACGACCTCTACGTAGCTATCAACGAAGTAGAACAAAAACTAGAACGTCAACTCAACAAGCTACGCCATAAACCAGAAGCGCGCCGCGCTGAAAAGCCTGAAATTGAAGAGCTAGAAGCTGAAGTAGAATAA